AATGACCTCGACATTTCTAATAATTAGAAAGACTTGATCTTTAAAGTAAGAATCTATCCAAgggttttaaaattttaatcctTTTATATTTGTAATATCCCGTATTTTCTGTACATATTATTTCCTTATGGAGATTTAATAGTAAGTATTCTAATTGCCATATTCTCATCGTCTTCACTTTCCATCTGAGCTCAACCAAGCTGTAATTAATTCCTTTTTCATTCTTTCACTGTTTTCGGCCTTGTTTCCCTTTGTCTTGCTTGGTGTCAAAAGTATGGTTAGATGCTCCAGCAAATGTGCATCTAGACTCTCTCCTAGCCACCCCACCCAATGTGCACATATTTACTGTTTGCTTTCATGTGTCAGGGGCTTGGTGTTAGAAAAACATGAAAGTAGGATTTTTAACCATAACTCATAAATCATGAGACAAGGAACATTTAAACGTACCTTGTGCCATTGAATATGTCTCTACTTGAACTTGTGTTAAAAACTTGACCCTCACTTGCTATAGCTCTTGATCTTCCCTCTCCTACTCTCTCTTATGTTTGCTGTAATGATGGGATAATTCTTTTGCAAAACTTGTCCAATGGAGAGAGGGACCAAGAGCCTATTTATAGATACATAAGTGACCCTTCCCATCATGATCATTAATAAGGCCCATTCATTCTTCCTTTGGATAAGATAAATCTTATCATGAATCACTTGTTTTTCAAGAATGTATATACATAGCCTTAATAGTATGTACATTCATTTATGTGAGGTTCCATGAATGGTAGGATAAGTTCATTTATCACTTTAGCTAGATTCATGACTTTGGTCATTGAATCTTGTGCTCTATTAATTAGGTACATGACTTTGGTCATAATACCTTGAACCAATCCATTCACCAATGTGGGATAGAATTACATTTATGTGGTCAAATAGGCCACATTAAGTTATTATTCCAACGTTCTCCCACTTGGACAAATGATCACGTAAATATCATAAAAACAAGTAAAGAGAGGCCACCAAAATACTTACATTTGTCCTACGCAGTGACTGGAATCGATCATGGTGGTCAAGTAATAATGTAATACAATCCCTTCCATGTATCACAATTTCAATCACTGTATGTAGACAAATCGAATAAGGAAGATACAATGGATTAAAACTGTCAAATTCATCAATGGTCCAAAAATTCCTGTACAATATCTCTATATAATGTGCACAAAAACCTGTTTCTTATACAGGAAATAAGTATCACAATCACGTGTTTCAAATTACACAAATCCAAGTTACAATAATTCAGCAAGACCCATCGAACTAGTGTGTTCTTTAAACTTATTCGGCGCCAAAACTTTCATTAAAGCATCTTCAAGCATCACATCCGTTCGGAGATGTTCAATGGACACCTTCTGTTGCTGTATTCTTTTACGAACAACATGATACTTCAACTCAATGTGCTTAGACTTACTAGAGTACTTGTTGTTTTTAGAAAAGAATACAACAGCGAAATTATCACAGTAAAGTGTTATTGGTCGAGATATAGAGTTTATGACTTGAATCCCCTCTATAAAATTCCACAACTAGATAGCTTGAGAAGTAGCCTCATGACATGCGATAAATTCTGCTTCCATTGTAGAGGAAACAGTTATGGATTGCTTTACTCTTTTCTAAGATATGGCTCCTCCAGCCAGCATGAAAATATATCCAGAAGTGGATTTCATACTATCAAGGCATCCCATAAAATCTGAATCCGAGTACCCAATAATATCAAGATGACCACTGTGCCTGTAGGTAAGCATCAAGCCTTTTGTACCTTGAAGGTATTGCATTACCCTTTTAGCTGCCTTCCAGTGATCCATACCCGGATTACTCTGATATCGTCCAAGCATTCCGACTGCAAAACTAAGATTAGGCCACGTGCAAGTCTGGGCATACATTAAACTACCAACGGCAGAGGCATATGGAACATGGCACATTTGTTGTCTCTCAATATCATTCTGAGGACATTGACTTTGACTAAACTTATCACCTTTAGCAATTAGGGATGGAGTTGCTGAACAATTTTGCATGTGaaatctttcaagaactttattGATATAAGTCTGTTGAGATAAACCAAGAATTCTCTAAGTTCTATCTCTATGGATCTTAATGCCAAGTACAAAGGATGCGTCACTCATATCCTTCATCTCAAAGTTCTTAGAAAGATATTCTTTTGTCTCATGCAACAAACTTAAACTGTTGGTAGCGAGcaaaatgtcatcaacatataagATCAAAAATATGAACTTATTCCCACTGACCTTCAGATATATACATTtatcaaatttattttcttgaaatccaaAGGTCGTAATGGTATTGGCAAACTTAAGATACCATTGTCGGGAGGCCTGTTTAAGTCCATATATAGATCTACTAAGTTTACAAACCAATtgctcattttcttcctcttgaaAACCTTCTGGTTGTTGCATGTATATTTCTTCATCTAGATTCCTATTTAAAAGGCCATTTTTACATCCATTTGATGTAACTCTAAATCAAAATGAGCTACCAAGGCCATAATGATTCGAAATGAGTCCTTCTTTGATAGAGGAGAGAAAGTCTCATTATAATCAATGCCTTCTCTTTGAGTGAATCCTTTTGCCACTAGTCTGGCCTTATAACGGTCAATGTTACCTTTAGAGTCTCGTTTAGTTTTGAATACCCATTTACACTGAATGAGTACATGCCCCTTAGGTAATTCAACCAATTTTCAAACCTCATTAGCTTTCATTGATGCCATTTCTTCATTCATAGCATCCAACCATTTATTGGACTCACTACTATTTATGGCTTGTAAAAACGTGCTCGAATCATCATCAATGCCAGTTTCACCAAGTTCCTACAAGTATACTAGATAATCATCCGAAATTGCACCTTTCTTGTGTCTTTTGGACCGACGTAAGGTGCCTGAATGATCATGAGTATCAATGGGATTCAAAATGCCATGACTTGGCTCATTATGCGGCAAATTAAGTTCTCTGTCGCCCTTTTCTATTTTTGTAATAGGCAAATTATTTGAATCCCGAATTTCAGGGACCAATGCCACCTTTCTGATATCATGACTCCCACTAGAATCTCCATTCTCAAAGAACTTAGTAGCATTTGTTTCCATTATTCTATTATGATGATTAGGAAAATAGAATCGGTATCCTTTTGACCTTTCAAGATAACCGATAAAGAAGCAACTAACGGTTCTTAAATCCAACTTCCATTCATATGGATTGTAAAGTCTTGCTTCAGCAGGACAGCTCCAAATATGTATATGATTTAAACTTGGTTTCTTGCCGACCCATAATTCGAAAGGAGTTTTGACAACAGCTTTCGTTGGAACTTGATTTAAAATATACATAGTTGTTTTAATTGCTTCACTCCACAAAAATTCAGGAAGTGTGGTGTCGCTAATCATATTTCGAACCATATCCAAAAGGGTTCGATTTCTTCTCTCAGCCACACCATTCTACTGAGGCATTCCTGGCATTGTATATTGAGCTATAATTCCATTTTCTTGAAGGAACCTAGCAAATAGTCCAAGATTCTGACCATTTTCATTATATTTTCATAATATTCACCACCTCTATCAGATCTCACTACTTTGATCTTTCTATCTAGTTGATTTTCAACTTCTGCCTTGAATATAATAAACATATTCAAAGCATcagatttttctttaataagaTAGATATAACCATACCGTGagaaatcatcaataaaagtgaTGAAATATGTTTCTCAACTTATACAAGGAGAAAATGGTCCACAGATATCTATATGTATTATTTCAAGTAGTACTAAACTTCTCGTGGCACCTTTCTTGGTCCTCTTAGTTTGCTTTCCTTTAATGCAATCTATACATGTACCAAAATTTGTAAAGTCAAGAGTTGGTAAAACTCCATCCTTTACAAGCCGCTCAAGGCTTGATTTAGAGATGTGGCCCAAGCATTTATGCCACAACATAGATGAAGTTTCATTATCACGACTACGTTTGGTGCAGACATTAGCATTTATATGCAGGGAAAGAAGAGATTCAGAAAAAATAGGATCAAGGTTTACTAGATACAATCCATCGCATAAAACATCATGCCCAATGAATCTACCAGTCTTAGAAAAGGTAAAGGAATTATTCTTAAAATAAAACACATAGTCTTCCAAATCAAGACGAGATAAGGAGAGTAAGTTTCTAGAAAAGGAGGGTACATAAAAAGTATTGGGAAGATCTAGTAAATTTCCAGAACTAAGAATAAGGCGATAGGTTCCAACGGCTTCAACTTTTACTCCTATTTTGTTTCCCGTCAGAATTGTCCTTTCGATTATCATTGGTTGGCGGGTTGTAAGGAATCCCTGCATATTATTTGAGACATGAATAGTTGCACCAGAATCAAGCCACCACGTATTAGAAGGAACATCGATTAAATTGGTTTCAAAATACATAAATGAAAGGAGATTACCTTTCTTTTGAAACCAAGCCTTACGTTTAGGGCAATCCTTCTTCTTATGTCCCTTCATTTACAAAAATAGCATCTAAAGTCAAACCGATCATGGTTAGATGCTCCTCCTTGATCGCTATCATTTGGTGTCTGTCAACTCTTCCTTTTATTCTTTCTTGGTCTTTTTCCAAAATGACCTTGTGATACCAAATGGACCGTTTGCAATCCTTCTCTCTTTAATCTCTCCTCCTCTTGTACACACATAGAGATAAGTTCATTCATGGTCCACTTATCCTTTTGAGTGTTGTAGGTAATCTTaaatggaccaaattgaggaggaAGAGGATTGAGAATAAATTGTACCAAAAAGGACTCGGAAATAGTCATGTCCATAGTCTTAAGTTGTTTAGCCAAATTGTTCTTTTCCATAATGTGTTCACGTACATCACTTACCCCATCATACCTTTTAGTAGTCAAGGTTGCCATAAGCGTTCCTGCCAAGGCTTTATCAGTTGCCGAAAATTGTTGCCCAACTAAAGCCAGAAACTCACGTGCCCTCGTTGATTCTGGAATTGACTTTCGTATATGTTTTGCAATCTTGCTTTTGATGATCATGAGACTTAAAAGGTTGGAACGCTCCCAATTCTCATAAAGAGCCCTTTCAACTTCCGaactttcaagtgtaggttggcCAGGTTCATCAATTCGGAGACACAGATCCAAATCTAGGCATCCCAAGGAAATAAACACTTGTTCATGCTAATCAGAATAGTTAGACCCTTTCAATTCCGGAATGTTAGATATTACTCCTGGAAGTGCGGTTGGAGTGATAGCtatagctgaaattttgtaaaacATGTCACGAGATATACCATAAGTAGAGTAATCAATTGCATCATCTTATTCTATCTTTGGACAGAATAGGATATACTAGTGATTCACTCTAGTGAGCAATCAATTGCATCACCTTGTCTTTCTTTGGATAGATACAAGACATGCTAGTGATTCACTCTAAATGGGTTGTAGTAATTCTCTTAATATCCCAAAACAGAGACGTTATACACCTTTGGGTTATATAACAACTCTTTCATGAATATAGAATATAAAACACTTTTGGCTTATTTTAACTCTATAATCATAAAAGAGATTAACCTTATAACCATTATGATAATAGGGTCGTTTCATTCATGGTTTATAAGGCTATATTAAATTGTTCAAACAACATGCATATGGACATTCCTCGTATCATACCATACAAGCTACACATAAAATTTCTCATAATATGAGATACACAAGAAACAAACTTCTTGCTTCTTTTATTTTGCCATATAACATAAGCAAAAGTAATGGTATATCAAGCTTTCCATATATCTAGATTAACATTATACATTTCAAAGATATGAAGAACCATAATAGTACATATCATTCATAATAGAAATGCATAAGGTAATAGAAGACATGATATGATCTATAAGTCATGATTTCAACCTTGCTCTGATACCACGTGCTAGAAAAACATGAAAGTAGGATCTTTAACCATAACTCATAAATCATTAGACAAGGAACATTTAAATGTACCTTGTGCCATTGAATATGTCTCTACTTGAACTTGTGTTAAGAACTTGACCCTCACTTGCTATAGCTCTTGATCTTCCCTCTCCTACTCTCTCATATGTTTGCTATAATGATGGGATAATTCTTTTTGCAAAACTTGTCTAGTGGAGAGAGGGACCAAGAGCCTATTTATAGATACATAAGTGACCCTTCCTATCATGATCATTAATAAGGCTCATTCATTCTTCCTTTGGATAAGATCAATCTTATCATGAATCATTTGTTTCAAGAATGTATATACATAGCCTTAATAGTATGTACATTCATTTATGTGGGGTTCCATGAATGGTAGGATAAGTTCATTTATCATTTCAGCTAGATTCATGACTTTGGTCATTGAATATTGTGCTCTATTAATTAGGTACATGACTTTGGTCATAATACCTTGAACCAATCCATTCACCAATGTGGGATAGAATTACATTTATGTGGTCAAGTAGGCCACATTAAGTTATTATTCCAACACTTGGTTCATTTACATATGCATCATAAATGAAATATTACTTGGAATTATTTAGGGAGGATTGTCGTGCACGGGTGTGCAAACAAAAGCTTTCCGTCCCTTCTTGTTAGCTGGGGTTGGGACAG
This region of Coffea arabica cultivar ET-39 chromosome 3c, Coffea Arabica ET-39 HiFi, whole genome shotgun sequence genomic DNA includes:
- the LOC140037860 gene encoding uncharacterized protein; this encodes MAQDLDLCLRIDEPGQPTLESSEVERALYENWERSNLLSLMIIKSKIAKHIRKSIPESTRAREFLALVGQQFSATDKALAGTLMATLTTKRYDGVSDVREHIMEKNNLAKQLKTMDMTISESFLVQFILNPLPPQFGPFKITYNTQKDKWTMNELISMCVQEEERLKREGLQTVHLVSQGHFGKRPRKNKRKS